From the genome of Bryobacteraceae bacterium:
CCGGATCGCCCGGTGGCATCTGGCCCTCGTCGCCGGAAATCACGAGCGCCATGCTCGAGCACTACCGCGCGCCGCGCGATTCCTGACGTCTACTTGCCTTCCGCCCCGTCCTACCTGGGCTACAATCACCCCACCGATGCGCGACGGCTTCCAGATCTTCGACACCCACACCCACCTCGGGGCCGCCCGCCACAGCGGCCGCCAATGCGACGAATCTCAAATGCTCGCCCACATGGACCGCCACGGCATCGACCGCTCCATGCTCATCCCCTTCCCCGTCGTCGATGACTACCGCGCCACCCACGACCTCATCGCCCAAGCCCTCGCCCGCCACCCCGGCCGCTTCGCTGCCGCCGCGTGCCTCGACCCCTTCGTCCCTCCCGCCGAGTACACCACGGAGATCGCACGCTGCGCCTCCCTCGGCTTCGGTGCTCTCAAAATCCAGCCGCAGTACCAGGCTGTGAATCCCCTCTCTACCCGCAACGACCATATCTTCGAAGCCGCCCTCCGTCACCGTCTCGCCCTCATCGTCCACACCGGCGCCGGAGCCCCCTTCGCCCTCCCCAGCCTCTGGATCGCCGCCGCCCGCCGCTTCCCCGATCTCCCCATAATCCTCGGCCATGCCGGCGGCGGCCTCTACGTGCTCGAGGCCATCGTCGCCGCGCTCGAGTGCCCCAACATCTACATCGAACTCTCGAGCCTCATGCCCCACCACGTCCTCGAAGTCCTCCGCCACGTCCCCGCCTCCCGCCTCATGGCCGGCTCGGACCTTCCGGAGAGCATTGAGGCCGAGTTCGACAAGATCCTCACCCTCGAAATCGACGGCCACGAAAAAACGCAAATTTTGTGGGAGACTCCCACCCGGGTATTCCGCACTCATTCCATGTGAAGATACTGCTGACCGGGGGCGCCGGCTTCATCGGCTCCCATCTCGCCGAACGTCTGCTCGGCGAAGGTCACACGCTCGAAATCATCGACGATCTCAACGACTATTACCCGCCCGCGCTGAAGCTCGCCAACCTCGACGCCATCCGCCGCAAGGGCGACTTCGTCTTCCATCGCATCGACATCCGCGACACCGCCGCCGCCGCCGGCGTCGTCGCCGCCCTCCGGCCGGACGCCATCATCCACCTCGCCGCGCGCGCCGGCGTCCGCCCATCGCTCGAACAGCCGCTGCTCTACGAACAGGTGAACGTCCTCGCCACCATCGGACTCCTCGAAGCCGCCCGCACCCACGGCGTCCGGAAGATCGTCTTCGCCTCGTCGAGTTCCATTTACGGAATCGCCAATCAGGTGCCCTTCCGCGAAGACGACGCCAATAACCTCCCGATTTCTCCCTACGCCGCCACCAAGCTCGCCGGCGAGAAGATCTGTTTCACTTACTCGCACTTATATGGGCTGAGCATCGTCTGCCTTCGCTTCTTCACCGTCTTCGGACCCCGCCAGCGCCCCGACCTCGCCATCCGCAAGTTCGTCGAACGCATCTCGCGCGGCGAGCCCATTCCCGTCTACGGCGACGGCTCGGCCGGCCGCGATTACACCTTCGTCGCCGACACCGTCGACGGGATCGTCCGCGCCCTCCACCACGACACCCGCTACGACGTCTTCAACCTCGGCAACTCACACCCGGTCGCCCTCCGCGACATGATCGCCACCATCGAAGCCGTCACCGGCCGTAAGGCGATCGTCGAACGTCAGCCCGATCAGCCCGGCGACGTGCCCATCACCTACGCCGACATCGCCAAGGCGCAGCGTCTGCTCGGCTACAACCCGTCGACTCCGCTGCGCGACGGCATTGAGGCCTTCGTCGCCTGGGCCAGTCCCTCTTCCGCCTCCGTTTTCGAACCCGAGCCCGCCTCTGCTTGCCGATAAGAGCAAGCAGAGGCAATGCCGTTTCTCCAATCCGAACACCTCGGGCAGATTGAATACGATCCCGCCGACGTCATTCATTTCCCCCAGGGCCTTCCGGCCTTCGAGGGCGAACGCGAATTCCTCGCCCTGGACGTCCCCGGCAAGGCGCCGCTCGTCTTTCTCCAGAGCGTGTCTTCCCCCGGCCTGACGTTCATCACCCTCCCGCCCGCCTGCATCGACCCCGGCTACCGCCTCGAACTCCCCGAGGACACGCCCTTCCTCGACGCGCCGCTCACCGTTCTGGTCATCGTCAGCATCGGCCGCCAGGGCGAAGTTACCGCCAACCTTCTCGCGCCGGTGGTCATCGACAAGAACACCCGCAACGCCATGCAGGTCGTCATGGCCGGGTCCAACTATCCCGTCCAGCACCCGCTGTCCTCCGCGCCCGGCGCGCCGCCCGCTCCCGGAAGGAGCGCTCCGGCATGCTCGTAATCCGCAGAAAGGCCGGGGAATCCATCGTCATCGGCGGCGAGATCGAGATCGAGGTCATTGAGGTCTCCGGCTCCCGCGTCAAACTCGGCATCCGCGCTCCCCGCCAGACCCTCATCCTGCGCAAGGAACTGCTCGCCACCGGCCAGGAAAACCAGCGCGCCGCCCTCTCGCTCGGCCACGCCGGCCTCGCCTCGCTCCTCGATTCGCTGGCCCTTCGAACACCGCCCGAATCGCATCCGCCCATCGGCTGATCCATGCTATATTAGGGCTGAATTTCCTTCCTTCGGCGGGAGTAATTCAGTGGTAGAATGCCAGCTTCCCAAGCTGGACGTCGTGGGTTCGAGTCCCATCTCCCGCTCCACCTTTTCAATAACTTCCAAAGCCCGGCTTCATTCTGAACACCGTTTGAACACTGTTTACTGCACGCGCAGGCTTTCTTCGAGTTTGTTCACCAGGCCGAGCCTGCTTTCGACCGGCGATTGGGTGTAGACATTCTGGTTCACATCAAGGCTGTGCCCCATCTGATCGGCGACCAGCTTGCCTTCGGCCCCGACGGCCTTCATTAGCGTCGCGTGCGTCCGCCGCATCACCTGGAAGTTGGCCCAACCGAGGCCTGCTGCCTCCAGCTTCGGCAGCATGTTCCGCCGCCAGCAATTGTCCCGCGACAAGGGCGTCAACTTCTCCGAAGGGAAGACAAAAGCATCGGCGTCGGTTGAAAGCGCGAACGCCCGCCAAGCCTCAATCTCGGCCAGAAGCCCTTGCGAGAGAGCGGCCTTGCGCGTCGATTGGTCAGTCTTCGGCGTGTCCAGAGTTCCGCGATAGACCCGTTGTCGGATGTCCGCGTAGGTGGCGGTCAGTTGCCCCCACCGTAGAGCGAAAATCTCGCCGGGACGCATCCCGGCCAGCACCGCCAGTTTGGCGATCAGCCGCTCGCGTCGGTCGAGCACAGCGAAACAGGTCTGTACCTCCTTTCCATTCATGACACGGCGTTCACGTTTCGCCGCCTCCTTTGGTGTGAACAGGAGCAGGGCAGGGTTTCGCGAGACCAAGCCTTCGGCCACGGCCATATCGAAAATCTGCTTGAGGTCCCAGCGCAGGTGATCGACGACCGAAAAGGAAAGCGCCTTTGCCTTCGCATCCAGCAAGTCCTGAAGTTCGTCGCGACGGAAGCCGGTGAGCCCGGTTGGTGAAGACGAGCAGGCATAGCTGGTGATGCGGAGGCGGGGACCGACCTGCTCGTTGCGCTTGAGCTTCTCCATCAATTGCGAAATGCAATAGATCAGGATGTCCTTGTCGTAGATCGTCGCAAGCCCCTTGACGCTGGGGACGATCTGGAGCCAATTGCCATTATGTTCATACCGGCGTATGGCGGTCTCTGGTTTCTTCGAAAGGGAATAGAAGGGGTGCTCCATCTGCGGGATGAGGTCCTTCAGGACTGCATCCGCCACGTCGCAGATGAACAGGTCGCCACCGCCATGTTTGGCTTGGACGAGTTGGTCATCAGGATTCGGGGTTTTGGGTCCCATGACGCAACTTTCGGGGTTTCAGGTACAGAGGCCCGAGTATTCGGGGTTTCAGGTACGCTGTCAAGGGATTCGGGGTTTTAGGGACGGGCCGCGAGATTCGAGGTTTCAGGTGCAGAAGTTCGGGGTTTCAGGAACGGCCGGTTCGGGGTAACAGGTACAAATCTTCGGGGTTTCAGGAACAGCAGCAACTGAATTCGCGAATGATGTCAGTGAGATAGGGTAAGCCTTCCCAGGCGTAACACTACTTAACTCAGACTCTAACTTATCTAACACTCACCGCACCCGCACTGGACCCGTGCGGATTTGGTTGAACGGGGCAGGAGGAAAGAAGAGCGGGCTGGCTTTCCAGGGAAACTTGACATGTACGGTGAAATCACGTACATTACAGGCGAAGGACCAAGAGGCAGGATGCGACAGGAACCGACCAGCAAGACATCACGGCTCGAAGCGA
Proteins encoded in this window:
- a CDS encoding amidohydrolase family protein; the protein is MRDGFQIFDTHTHLGAARHSGRQCDESQMLAHMDRHGIDRSMLIPFPVVDDYRATHDLIAQALARHPGRFAAAACLDPFVPPAEYTTEIARCASLGFGALKIQPQYQAVNPLSTRNDHIFEAALRHRLALIVHTGAGAPFALPSLWIAAARRFPDLPIILGHAGGGLYVLEAIVAALECPNIYIELSSLMPHHVLEVLRHVPASRLMAGSDLPESIEAEFDKILTLEIDGHEKTQILWETPTRVFRTHSM
- a CDS encoding GDP-mannose 4,6-dehydratase, with translation MKILLTGGAGFIGSHLAERLLGEGHTLEIIDDLNDYYPPALKLANLDAIRRKGDFVFHRIDIRDTAAAAGVVAALRPDAIIHLAARAGVRPSLEQPLLYEQVNVLATIGLLEAARTHGVRKIVFASSSSIYGIANQVPFREDDANNLPISPYAATKLAGEKICFTYSHLYGLSIVCLRFFTVFGPRQRPDLAIRKFVERISRGEPIPVYGDGSAGRDYTFVADTVDGIVRALHHDTRYDVFNLGNSHPVALRDMIATIEAVTGRKAIVERQPDQPGDVPITYADIAKAQRLLGYNPSTPLRDGIEAFVAWASPSSASVFEPEPASACR
- the fliW gene encoding flagellar assembly protein FliW → MPFLQSEHLGQIEYDPADVIHFPQGLPAFEGEREFLALDVPGKAPLVFLQSVSSPGLTFITLPPACIDPGYRLELPEDTPFLDAPLTVLVIVSIGRQGEVTANLLAPVVIDKNTRNAMQVVMAGSNYPVQHPLSSAPGAPPAPGRSAPACS
- a CDS encoding carbon storage regulator encodes the protein MLVIRRKAGESIVIGGEIEIEVIEVSGSRVKLGIRAPRQTLILRKELLATGQENQRAALSLGHAGLASLLDSLALRTPPESHPPIG
- a CDS encoding replication initiator protein A, yielding MGPKTPNPDDQLVQAKHGGGDLFICDVADAVLKDLIPQMEHPFYSLSKKPETAIRRYEHNGNWLQIVPSVKGLATIYDKDILIYCISQLMEKLKRNEQVGPRLRITSYACSSSPTGLTGFRRDELQDLLDAKAKALSFSVVDHLRWDLKQIFDMAVAEGLVSRNPALLLFTPKEAAKRERRVMNGKEVQTCFAVLDRRERLIAKLAVLAGMRPGEIFALRWGQLTATYADIRQRVYRGTLDTPKTDQSTRKAALSQGLLAEIEAWRAFALSTDADAFVFPSEKLTPLSRDNCWRRNMLPKLEAAGLGWANFQVMRRTHATLMKAVGAEGKLVADQMGHSLDVNQNVYTQSPVESRLGLVNKLEESLRVQ